In the Flagellimonas sp. MMG031 genome, one interval contains:
- a CDS encoding glycosyl hydrolase family 17 protein: MGRQLKTGSLILMVLLCFACKDQTKTADKDNTVNQETKLTAADILGNPDYTAISYGGYRKTTREAQPTVAELKEDMKILDAMGIGIIRTYNVQLPHASNVLKAIRELKQEDSNFEMYVMLGAWIDCKNAWTGQEPDHNVESEANAAEIERAVNLANQYPDIVKVLAVGNEAMVKWATSYYVQPDVILKWVNHLQELKAKGKLSKDLWITSSDDFASWGGGDAAYHTPDLEALIKAVDYISMHTYPYHNTHYNPEFWLQDEQHSELSKKELVDAAMQRALEFAQKQYDSVSSYMKSLGVDKPIHIGETGWASVSNGFYGPKGSRATDEYKQAMYHKLMRDWTTEANISCFYFEAFNEPWKDAQNPNGSENHFGLFTVDGKAKYPLWDMVDQGVFKGLTRNGNPIVKTYDGNLEALMETVSVPPTKAEMESH; this comes from the coding sequence ATGGGAAGACAATTAAAAACAGGCAGTTTGATATTGATGGTTTTATTGTGCTTCGCATGTAAAGACCAAACCAAAACAGCAGATAAAGACAATACAGTGAACCAAGAAACAAAACTGACCGCAGCGGATATTCTGGGAAACCCTGATTATACGGCCATTTCTTATGGTGGCTATCGCAAAACTACAAGGGAAGCCCAACCTACCGTGGCAGAGCTTAAGGAGGATATGAAAATATTGGATGCCATGGGTATCGGAATCATCCGTACCTATAATGTGCAACTGCCGCACGCCTCCAATGTACTCAAAGCTATTCGAGAACTCAAACAAGAAGATTCCAACTTTGAAATGTATGTGATGTTGGGTGCTTGGATCGATTGTAAAAACGCTTGGACAGGGCAAGAGCCCGACCACAATGTGGAAAGTGAAGCCAACGCTGCCGAAATTGAACGGGCGGTGAATTTGGCCAATCAGTATCCGGATATCGTCAAAGTATTGGCTGTGGGCAATGAGGCCATGGTCAAGTGGGCAACAAGCTACTACGTGCAGCCCGATGTGATCTTAAAATGGGTCAACCACTTGCAAGAACTTAAAGCCAAGGGTAAACTTTCCAAGGACTTATGGATTACCAGCTCCGACGATTTTGCATCATGGGGAGGTGGCGATGCAGCATATCATACCCCCGACCTAGAGGCGTTGATCAAGGCGGTGGATTACATTTCCATGCATACCTACCCATATCACAATACCCATTACAATCCTGAATTTTGGTTGCAGGACGAGCAGCACTCCGAACTTTCCAAAAAGGAGCTAGTGGACGCGGCCATGCAACGTGCCCTCGAATTCGCCCAAAAACAATATGACAGTGTTTCCAGCTACATGAAAAGCTTGGGCGTGGATAAACCCATACATATTGGCGAAACAGGTTGGGCCTCTGTTTCCAATGGTTTTTATGGGCCAAAAGGTTCCAGGGCGACGGACGAATACAAACAGGCCATGTACCATAAGTTGATGCGCGACTGGACCACAGAAGCCAACATATCCTGTTTTTATTTTGAAGCCTTCAACGAACCATGGAAAGATGCGCAAAATCCGAATGGATCGGAGAATCATTTCGGGTTGTTCACGGTTGATGGAAAAGCGAAGTATCCGCTTTGGGATATGGTGGACCAAGGTGTTTTTAAAGGGCTCACTCGAAATGGTAACCCTATTGTCAAAACATATGATGGCAATTTGGAAGCTTTAATGGAAACCGTTTCTGTGCCGCCAACCAAGGCAGAGATGGAGTCACATTAA
- a CDS encoding carbohydrate binding domain-containing protein, whose translation MKQLITKFKLVSVFVLALLVGCESDDSTLLPTILSNFTFTLDEDTGTVEFINISEKATSYQWDFGDGDTSTEINPIKTYTASGTYTVVLTASNTAGATSTFEDEITIVIKEPITLPITFDSNNVNYDLGVSTFNGAAFEILDNPDVSGTNDKSSKVGKITNSGAAFEGIFFDLGTPVDLSTEQTITANFWSEEPIDILMKLELGTGSDTEVSASHGGTGWETVSFNFASTESYSRITLFVDGPGTTAGDFFIDDVEQVETATTPSGCVDTPVAATALPVDFEGCETFLSSENFGDGITSGLAENPSKAGINTSDFVLQVDKPSGSSFFAGIQNTFENNFDLTTTDVFKLKVYSTKANVVFRFELALNPQTDPVTGNPAPVFVTIPNANEWTEVEFTFTNLPGGPTAYNQLVIKPDNDEVDSAITEGGTYYIDDLTLGTSGGGSGGSGFDDGLLTNGDFENGSAPWILGVDDAAAAPVTTEGGNSFYSVNVTTPDPGQPFLVNLSQKLEIIQDETYTLTFDAWSDTDRPIIAGIGLSGGSFANTTETVNINTTRQTYSVVLTASGFGAPDARVLFDLNGAAGLVNIDNVSLVVGGTAVEDTTPPVITLNGDAIVDLNVGDSYTEAGATATDDTDGDISGNIVVGGDTVDTSVAGTYIVTYNVSDAAGNAATEVTRTVNVIAFDDGLLTNGDFENGSAPWILGVDDAAAAPVTTENGNSFYSVNVTTPDPGQPFLVNLSQKLEIIQDETYTLSFDAWSDTDRPIIAGIGLSGGSFANTTETVNINTTRQTYSVVLTATGFGAPDARVLFDLNGAAGLVNIDNVSLVVGGSGGGGGATSGCTGTPVAATSLPLDFEGCETFLSAFSSIGDGGVVPSLAANPNPSGINTSDNVLQVVRASGINRWGGVQNSFPAGTIDITTQTFKVMVYSSVPDVTYRFELALDPQTDPVTGNPPPTFVQVSGGANTWTEIEFTFTGLPASPTTYNQLVIKPDNPSGSDGELTTEERIFYFDNLRLD comes from the coding sequence ATGAAGCAGTTAATAACCAAATTCAAGCTGGTATCCGTGTTTGTACTGGCCTTGTTGGTCGGGTGTGAATCGGACGACAGTACCCTTTTGCCGACCATACTGTCCAATTTTACCTTTACGCTCGATGAAGATACCGGAACGGTGGAATTCATCAACATTTCGGAAAAGGCAACCTCTTATCAATGGGATTTTGGCGATGGGGATACGTCCACCGAGATCAACCCGATTAAGACCTATACGGCCAGTGGAACCTATACCGTGGTTTTAACGGCCAGCAATACGGCGGGGGCAACTTCCACCTTTGAGGATGAAATCACTATCGTAATCAAAGAACCTATTACCCTGCCCATAACCTTTGACAGCAACAATGTAAACTATGACTTAGGGGTGAGCACATTCAATGGTGCCGCTTTCGAAATTTTGGATAATCCTGATGTATCCGGAACCAATGACAAGAGCTCAAAGGTTGGGAAGATAACCAATAGCGGAGCAGCTTTTGAAGGCATCTTTTTTGACTTGGGAACACCGGTCGATTTATCCACAGAACAAACCATAACCGCAAATTTCTGGTCAGAGGAGCCCATCGATATCTTGATGAAATTGGAGCTTGGAACAGGAAGTGACACCGAAGTATCGGCAAGCCATGGTGGAACAGGTTGGGAAACAGTTTCCTTCAATTTTGCTTCTACGGAGAGCTACTCCAGAATAACGTTGTTCGTTGACGGCCCTGGAACCACCGCAGGTGATTTCTTTATTGATGATGTGGAACAGGTCGAAACCGCTACAACGCCAAGTGGATGTGTGGACACACCAGTGGCCGCGACAGCACTTCCTGTGGACTTTGAAGGTTGTGAAACTTTTCTTTCTTCGGAAAACTTTGGTGATGGTATCACTTCAGGCTTGGCCGAAAACCCTTCCAAAGCTGGAATAAATACTTCAGATTTTGTCCTGCAAGTTGACAAACCTTCAGGTTCCAGTTTCTTTGCAGGGATTCAAAATACCTTTGAAAACAATTTTGACCTTACCACTACAGATGTCTTTAAACTAAAAGTGTACTCTACCAAGGCCAATGTGGTCTTCCGTTTTGAGCTGGCACTGAACCCACAAACCGATCCGGTTACTGGAAACCCTGCGCCTGTATTTGTGACAATACCCAACGCAAATGAATGGACAGAGGTAGAGTTCACCTTTACCAACCTGCCTGGAGGACCAACGGCTTATAACCAATTGGTCATTAAGCCCGACAACGATGAGGTGGATAGCGCAATCACCGAGGGTGGAACATATTACATAGATGACCTTACTCTAGGTACTTCCGGAGGAGGAAGTGGTGGTAGTGGATTTGATGATGGATTGTTGACCAATGGTGACTTTGAGAACGGAAGCGCCCCATGGATCTTGGGTGTGGACGATGCCGCTGCGGCACCTGTCACCACCGAAGGTGGTAACTCTTTTTACTCCGTGAACGTCACGACTCCAGATCCGGGTCAACCCTTTTTGGTGAATTTGAGCCAAAAATTGGAAATTATACAAGATGAGACATACACCTTGACATTTGATGCTTGGTCCGATACCGACCGTCCCATCATTGCCGGGATTGGTTTAAGTGGTGGTAGCTTTGCGAACACTACGGAGACTGTCAACATCAACACGACAAGACAGACCTATTCAGTCGTACTGACTGCTTCAGGCTTTGGTGCCCCGGATGCACGTGTACTATTTGATTTGAACGGAGCAGCCGGCTTGGTGAACATTGACAACGTTTCACTGGTTGTGGGAGGAACCGCAGTCGAAGATACCACCCCGCCGGTGATTACCCTTAATGGAGACGCCATCGTAGATTTAAATGTGGGCGATAGCTATACAGAAGCAGGGGCAACCGCCACCGATGATACAGACGGGGACATCTCGGGTAACATTGTGGTAGGTGGAGATACAGTGGATACCAGTGTTGCAGGCACCTATATCGTGACCTATAACGTAAGCGATGCAGCAGGTAATGCTGCAACCGAAGTAACCAGAACAGTAAATGTAATTGCCTTTGATGATGGACTGTTGACCAACGGAGACTTTGAGAACGGAAGTGCCCCATGGATATTGGGCGTGGATGATGCTGCTGCGGCACCTGTGACCACGGAAAACGGAAATTCATTTTACTCCGTAAACGTAACCACCCCAGACCCAGGTCAACCATTCTTGGTCAACCTAAGTCAGAAATTGGAAATCATCCAAGATGAAACCTATACATTGTCATTTGACGCATGGTCGGATACCGATAGGCCTATCATAGCCGGGATTGGCTTGAGCGGGGGCAGTTTTGCCAACACTACCGAGACGGTGAACATTAACACAACCAGACAGACCTATTCAGTTGTCTTGACAGCGACAGGCTTTGGTGCTCCAGACGCACGAGTGCTCTTTGATTTGAATGGAGCAGCTGGATTGGTGAATATTGATAATGTCTCTCTTGTTGTAGGAGGTTCAGGCGGTGGTGGCGGTGCCACAAGTGGCTGTACCGGAACTCCCGTGGCGGCAACCTCATTGCCTTTGGATTTTGAAGGCTGTGAAACCTTCTTGAGCGCCTTCTCCAGCATCGGTGATGGTGGTGTGGTGCCTAGTTTGGCAGCAAATCCCAATCCATCTGGTATCAATACATCCGACAATGTGTTGCAGGTGGTACGTGCCAGTGGCATCAATCGTTGGGGCGGAGTTCAAAATTCCTTCCCTGCTGGAACCATCGATATCACTACCCAAACCTTTAAGGTGATGGTGTATTCCAGTGTGCCGGACGTCACTTATCGATTTGAATTGGCGCTCGACCCACAAACCGATCCCGTGACAGGTAATCCTCCACCAACCTTTGTACAGGTTTCGGGAGGAGCGAACACTTGGACGGAAATAGAATTTACGTTTACGGGTCTACCCGCCTCACCAACAACCTACAATCAACTGGTCATCAAACCGGATAACCCTTCTGGGTCAGATGGTGAGTTGACCACGGAGGAACGTATTTTCTACTTTGACAATTTAAGACTGGACTAA
- a CDS encoding glycoside hydrolase family 16 protein: protein MNTKHKHLQSSSHVFFKYTLLVFAIALLGCETDDQQTVARFTELTLSEEFDTDGQPNPSIWGYEIGTGENGWGNQELQYYTDRSDNVTVQNGVLLITAREESFEGSAYTSARLITKDKFEQRYGRFEARIRLPYGQGIWPAFWMLGADIDENPWPGAGEIDIMEYRGQEPTVLIGSMHGPGYSAGEAISKEYELTNDRFDTGFHIFGIEWGPEYVNFYVDDVLYNQITPEDVPGPWVFNKPFYILMNVAVGGTFVGSPDDETVFPQTMLVDYVRVYKELEIN from the coding sequence ATGAATACGAAACATAAGCACCTTCAATCCAGTAGTCATGTGTTTTTCAAATACACTTTGCTGGTCTTTGCCATTGCTTTATTAGGTTGTGAAACCGACGACCAACAGACCGTGGCCAGATTTACCGAATTGACGCTCTCCGAAGAGTTTGATACGGACGGACAACCGAACCCTTCCATTTGGGGATACGAAATTGGCACCGGCGAAAATGGTTGGGGCAATCAAGAATTGCAGTACTACACCGATAGATCCGACAATGTAACCGTCCAGAATGGTGTATTGCTCATTACAGCGAGGGAGGAATCCTTCGAGGGCTCTGCTTACACTTCGGCCAGACTGATAACAAAGGATAAGTTCGAGCAACGTTACGGGCGTTTTGAGGCGAGAATCCGTTTGCCTTACGGTCAGGGCATATGGCCTGCATTTTGGATGCTGGGCGCCGATATTGATGAAAATCCATGGCCCGGAGCTGGAGAAATAGATATTATGGAGTATCGCGGTCAAGAGCCAACCGTTTTGATTGGTAGCATGCACGGCCCGGGATATTCAGCAGGGGAAGCTATTTCAAAGGAATACGAACTGACCAATGACCGATTCGATACAGGCTTTCACATTTTCGGCATCGAATGGGGACCAGAATACGTCAATTTTTATGTGGACGATGTCCTCTACAATCAAATCACCCCGGAGGACGTACCAGGGCCTTGGGTGTTCAATAAGCCATTTTACATATTGATGAACGTCGCTGTTGGGGGCACTTTCGTAGGCTCTCCCGATGATGAGACCGTATTTCCACAAACCATGTTGGTGGACTACGTAAGAGTATATAAAGAACTAGAAATAAACTAA
- a CDS encoding glycosyl hydrolase family 16: MKNYKTINFRSIFLLSLACTLMMGCEREFSEDVEFASFPPNGDVFLDTFSAGLNYFPFVDAGADPEAFSVDTNEAFEGEASMRFDVPAFGNGFVGATFNTTARRDLSGFDALTFYAKASQAASINSIGYGISGETNNKFQVTANNLNVSTRWEKYVIPIPDPSKLINETGLFWIAEGASFEGDEGGYVLWLDEIKFEKLGTVAQPQPAILGGEAISEQTFIGSSITLNGLTQTFNLADGTNQTVSIAPSYFNFESSDIGVASVNELGRVNVLGEGTANITAILAGVRAEGSLEIVSNGVLQPAPTPTQPQANVASIFSDAYANATESNFSPGFGGSTTETSIATLNDNAVVSYVNNNFTGIIFNSPVDASGLSFLHIDVYVQQSGTEVGIQIRDVGANQTIETDVNTGLPIGDDRDLRFDLTNLAVGQWTSFDIPLGGDLATQKNNLGALILVGGPNFILDNIYFYTE, translated from the coding sequence ATGAAAAACTATAAGACAATAAATTTCCGTTCCATATTTCTTTTGAGCCTTGCATGTACACTTATGATGGGCTGCGAAAGAGAGTTTTCAGAGGATGTAGAATTCGCATCCTTCCCGCCCAATGGCGATGTGTTTCTCGACACCTTTTCTGCAGGACTCAACTATTTCCCATTTGTGGATGCAGGGGCAGACCCAGAAGCTTTTAGTGTAGACACCAATGAGGCTTTCGAAGGAGAAGCTTCCATGCGATTCGATGTGCCAGCTTTTGGTAACGGTTTCGTAGGAGCTACCTTCAATACCACAGCTAGGCGAGATCTTTCAGGTTTCGATGCCCTGACATTTTACGCGAAGGCCTCGCAGGCAGCAAGTATTAATTCCATAGGGTATGGTATCTCTGGAGAGACCAATAACAAATTTCAGGTGACGGCCAATAATTTGAATGTAAGTACGCGATGGGAGAAATATGTGATTCCCATCCCGGACCCTTCAAAACTGATCAATGAAACAGGATTGTTCTGGATTGCAGAAGGGGCTTCTTTTGAGGGAGACGAAGGCGGCTACGTGCTCTGGCTGGACGAAATAAAGTTCGAAAAGTTGGGAACCGTTGCACAGCCACAACCTGCCATATTGGGAGGTGAAGCCATCTCCGAACAAACCTTTATCGGTTCCAGCATTACCTTGAACGGACTTACCCAGACCTTTAATCTAGCTGATGGGACCAATCAAACTGTAAGTATTGCACCATCCTACTTCAATTTTGAATCATCGGATATTGGAGTAGCAAGTGTAAATGAACTTGGACGAGTAAATGTTCTAGGTGAGGGTACTGCTAACATTACGGCTATTTTGGCCGGGGTACGTGCAGAGGGTTCTTTGGAAATCGTATCAAATGGTGTCTTGCAGCCCGCCCCCACACCAACACAGCCACAGGCAAACGTGGCATCGATATTTAGCGATGCCTATGCGAATGCCACTGAGAGCAATTTTTCACCTGGTTTTGGTGGGTCTACCACAGAAACTTCAATTGCAACACTTAATGATAATGCTGTGGTGTCCTACGTGAACAACAATTTTACAGGAATCATATTTAATAGTCCTGTAGATGCCTCTGGTCTATCCTTTTTACATATCGATGTGTATGTTCAACAATCGGGCACCGAAGTAGGCATTCAAATCAGGGATGTAGGAGCCAATCAAACTATTGAAACAGATGTAAACACTGGACTTCCCATAGGCGATGATAGGGACTTGAGATTTGACCTGACCAATCTCGCTGTTGGCCAATGGACCTCGTTCGATATACCACTCGGTGGAGATTTGGCAACTCAAAAAAATAATTTGGGAGCACTGATTTTGGTGGGCGGTCCCAATTTCATCCTGGATAATATTTATTTCTACACAGAATAA
- a CDS encoding glycoside hydrolase family 2 TIM barrel-domain containing protein, with protein sequence MKNWLHALFLLCFVFGATAQTPKVTVESNEAGMKLVVNGEDFMINGMNWDYIPIGTNTVNAQFWEKSDEIIKAGLDTEMSLLKNMGVNVIRQYTGVPARWIRYIYEEYGIYTMLNHSFGRYGLTIDGVWTPVTIYDEPKTQALLMSELENLVREYKNTPGLLMYLLGNENNYGLFWAGAETEDFPDDQQRIDYIGESRGRPMYRLMNEAAKMMKEMDASHPVAICNGDVLFIDIIAEECPDVDIYGTNTYRGVSFGDMFQVVKDKLNKPVMFTEFGADAFNAIDNREDQFSQAYYMVGNWEEIYENAAGLGKAGNSIGGFTFQFSDGWWKYGFDDRENADIHDTNASWSNGGYSRDLAEPGANNMNEEWFGICAKGATDPRGLYELYPRAAYYALQQAHQLDPYADGVDLNFVQNHFDNIQIMDAVLKARGDKAALQGEQSNLLRISNLTAKFSTFSTGGSLITTPENADPDDPNTFPNQLGFDHMQSYFVGVEGNPAPNMRAEVNFNVVGNVAQNPINEIFYENNSRPIEVNTDQGNVLVQDVNRIRVYQAEFEWKAKQFDLKGFYRTGHYHWGYEGDFFGFYPEANYGPNLDIYNGEILGMEIDGKGMFDGLKVAIGPQLWWGANPTMLFKYRKNIANFNITGIYHRDFQTDIVLDENGRRVLDINQVRSGVIPPWPTERAAIAIEREVGKFGFEVGGIWSGSPLNGISFQDVRGTPGNYVVFEDRIQASDNWGGKFKVTYEGGKFNWYGQTAAMGLIANGGADQTLTFTGWKLRDTGSGNQVNFLTGFTYSFDNFQIAPNFMWQEPLVDAMPNDVGGPGRLRNIIDDPFAVRANRKTTAGEILLTYDPTPGTWMYEWDNDRAEDAKFAMNLGFVYRRLPTRMDAHIGFNANREFFAFPNSAPAEDLWEVHSRMVSKLGPDLGIIGNFYYGNGQGNGDSDRLIRRFGGDVRMLYKNFKIQYTQKINDWGPYDYHRDFNLTFPVQLMLDISTTLGKPDWFILPSTQVGIRGIWRSLNEFSPRYLPNVAQEFANEPILSPVGFDNGHEWEIMTYVHINIGK encoded by the coding sequence ATGAAAAACTGGCTGCACGCACTGTTCCTTTTATGCTTTGTTTTTGGGGCAACTGCCCAAACGCCTAAGGTAACCGTAGAAAGCAACGAGGCAGGAATGAAATTGGTCGTGAACGGAGAGGACTTCATGATCAACGGTATGAACTGGGATTACATACCCATTGGAACCAATACGGTAAACGCACAATTCTGGGAAAAATCCGATGAAATCATTAAAGCGGGTCTCGATACCGAGATGTCGCTTTTAAAGAACATGGGGGTTAATGTAATCCGACAATATACTGGTGTTCCAGCCAGATGGATACGGTACATCTACGAAGAATATGGTATCTACACCATGTTGAATCACTCTTTTGGGCGATATGGGCTTACCATTGACGGGGTCTGGACACCTGTTACCATCTATGATGAGCCAAAGACCCAAGCACTTTTGATGTCAGAATTGGAAAATTTGGTACGGGAGTACAAGAATACCCCCGGTCTATTAATGTATCTCTTAGGAAATGAAAACAACTACGGTCTGTTTTGGGCCGGAGCGGAAACCGAAGACTTCCCGGATGATCAGCAGCGGATAGACTATATCGGGGAGAGCCGCGGACGACCTATGTATCGCTTAATGAACGAGGCTGCCAAAATGATGAAGGAGATGGATGCCTCCCACCCCGTAGCCATTTGCAACGGGGATGTACTTTTTATCGACATCATCGCCGAAGAATGTCCGGACGTGGACATCTACGGAACCAATACCTATAGGGGTGTCTCCTTTGGAGATATGTTCCAAGTGGTAAAGGATAAACTGAACAAGCCGGTCATGTTCACTGAATTTGGAGCGGATGCCTTCAACGCCATAGATAACAGGGAAGATCAGTTTTCCCAAGCTTACTATATGGTGGGAAATTGGGAAGAAATCTATGAAAATGCTGCAGGACTGGGAAAAGCGGGCAACTCTATCGGAGGATTTACCTTTCAGTTTAGTGACGGATGGTGGAAGTACGGTTTTGATGACCGCGAAAATGCCGATATACACGATACCAACGCCTCTTGGTCCAATGGTGGATATTCGAGAGACTTGGCCGAGCCCGGTGCAAACAATATGAACGAAGAATGGTTCGGGATATGTGCCAAAGGTGCCACCGACCCAAGAGGGCTCTATGAACTATATCCAAGGGCTGCTTACTATGCCTTGCAACAAGCCCATCAACTGGATCCTTACGCCGATGGTGTGGACTTGAATTTTGTCCAGAATCATTTTGACAATATTCAAATCATGGATGCGGTACTCAAGGCAAGGGGGGATAAGGCGGCCTTGCAGGGCGAACAAAGCAATTTGCTCCGCATCAGTAATCTAACGGCGAAATTCTCCACTTTTAGCACGGGAGGTAGTTTGATCACTACACCAGAAAACGCAGATCCCGATGATCCCAATACCTTTCCGAACCAATTGGGCTTTGACCATATGCAATCCTATTTTGTGGGAGTGGAAGGTAATCCTGCACCCAACATGCGTGCCGAGGTCAATTTTAACGTGGTCGGTAATGTGGCCCAAAACCCGATCAATGAAATCTTCTACGAAAACAATTCACGTCCCATTGAAGTCAACACGGACCAGGGCAATGTATTGGTTCAGGATGTGAACCGTATTCGGGTTTACCAAGCGGAATTTGAATGGAAAGCCAAACAATTTGATTTAAAAGGATTTTACAGGACCGGACATTACCATTGGGGCTACGAAGGGGATTTCTTCGGGTTCTATCCGGAAGCTAACTACGGACCAAACTTGGATATTTACAATGGTGAGATACTGGGTATGGAAATAGACGGTAAGGGCATGTTTGACGGTTTGAAAGTGGCAATAGGACCACAATTGTGGTGGGGAGCCAACCCAACAATGCTGTTTAAATACAGAAAAAATATAGCCAACTTCAATATTACCGGTATCTATCATAGGGATTTTCAAACTGATATTGTATTGGACGAAAATGGACGTCGAGTTTTGGATATCAACCAAGTTCGTAGTGGTGTGATACCGCCCTGGCCCACTGAAAGAGCGGCCATTGCCATAGAGCGCGAAGTTGGAAAATTTGGATTTGAAGTAGGAGGAATTTGGTCAGGAAGTCCACTCAATGGAATTTCTTTTCAGGATGTGAGGGGTACTCCTGGTAACTATGTGGTATTTGAGGATAGAATCCAAGCCAGTGATAATTGGGGAGGAAAATTCAAGGTCACCTACGAGGGAGGAAAATTTAATTGGTACGGTCAAACCGCGGCCATGGGATTGATCGCAAATGGTGGTGCCGATCAGACGTTGACCTTTACCGGCTGGAAACTTAGGGATACCGGAAGTGGTAACCAAGTCAATTTTTTAACAGGATTCACCTATTCTTTTGACAATTTTCAGATAGCCCCCAACTTTATGTGGCAAGAGCCGTTGGTAGACGCGATGCCCAATGATGTAGGAGGTCCAGGAAGATTGAGAAATATTATCGACGATCCTTTTGCTGTAAGGGCGAACAGGAAAACCACTGCAGGTGAAATTCTATTGACCTATGATCCTACCCCGGGTACCTGGATGTACGAGTGGGACAACGATAGGGCAGAAGACGCCAAATTCGCCATGAATTTGGGCTTTGTATACCGCCGTCTACCCACAAGGATGGATGCGCATATCGGTTTTAATGCCAATCGGGAATTTTTTGCATTTCCAAATTCTGCACCAGCGGAAGATCTTTGGGAAGTACACTCACGAATGGTTTCCAAGCTCGGACCGGATTTGGGCATCATCGGTAATTTCTACTATGGAAATGGACAAGGTAATGGTGATTCCGATCGTTTGATCCGGCGTTTTGGAGGTGATGTGAGGATGCTTTACAAGAATTTCAAAATACAGTACACGCAAAAAATAAACGATTGGGGTCCTTATGATTACCACAGGGATTTCAACCTCACTTTTCCCGTGCAGTTGATGCTGGATATTTCTACCACATTGGGCAAACCCGATTGGTTCATTCTTCCAAGCACACAAGTTGGAATTCGTGGAATTTGGAGATCCTTGAACGAATTCTCACCACGATATCTGCCCAACGTGGCGCAGGAATTTGCCAATGAGCCTATTTTGAGTCCAGTTGGTTTCGACAACGGACATGAATGGGAGATTATGACTTATGTGCACATTAATATCGGGAAATAA
- a CDS encoding LuxR C-terminal-related transcriptional regulator, producing the protein MELAKAQNEKEIIKIKNEQLQEEFRSKSNELAASTLSIIRKNELLSKVKDQLLSSVDDTSSIKPIIKVIDKNITQNDDWELFKEAFNNADRKFLKKLKKAHPNLSPNDVRLCAYLRLNLSSKEIAPLFNISVRSVEIKRYRLRKKMDLSHDDNLVDYILKL; encoded by the coding sequence ATGGAATTGGCCAAGGCCCAGAATGAAAAGGAAATCATCAAAATAAAGAATGAGCAATTACAGGAAGAGTTCAGGAGCAAGAGCAATGAACTTGCCGCATCTACCTTGAGCATCATCCGAAAGAACGAGCTGTTGTCCAAGGTAAAAGATCAACTATTGTCCAGTGTCGATGATACGAGTTCCATAAAGCCTATCATCAAGGTCATTGATAAGAACATTACGCAGAACGATGATTGGGAACTCTTCAAGGAAGCATTCAATAATGCCGACCGTAAGTTCCTGAAAAAGCTCAAAAAGGCACATCCAAACCTGTCTCCCAACGATGTTCGATTATGTGCCTACCTACGTTTGAATTTATCTTCCAAAGAGATAGCCCCGCTCTTTAATATTTCGGTGAGAAGTGTGGAGATCAAACGGTACCGTCTTCGAAAAAAAATGGATTTATCCCACGATGACAACCTTGTTGATTACATCTTGAAACTATAG